In a genomic window of Fibrobacter sp. UWH4:
- the glgC gene encoding glucose-1-phosphate adenylyltransferase, whose protein sequence is MSWSYSREHQKNILCMIMAGGQGSRLQPLTRDRAKPAVHFGGTYRIIDFVLNNFINSGIFKIKVLTQFKSDSLNKHISAAWNLNASLDQYVDLVPAQMRTGDDWYKGTADAIFQNINLITDERPDLVAIFGGDHIYKMDINQMIDFHLSRAALLTIAAIPVPVSEAREFGIIEVDADNRMIGFEEKPKNPKEMPGNPGYCLASMGNYIFTSKFLVRELLKGAENGATDFGKHIIPSLYKDYPVYVYDFNTNIVRGEQASTKGYWRDVGTLDAFFEANMDLCSENPPFDLYNNYWPIRTFNWNQPPARFFAGDGDSHQGAAIDSIVSSGCIIGGGTVVKSILSPGVTIQKDALVEESILFPNVTIGPGAKVRRAIIEKGLHIPAGFQIGYDLERDRKLFHVTESGIVVLAKDTIIKA, encoded by the coding sequence ATGAGTTGGTCTTATTCTAGGGAACATCAAAAAAATATTCTTTGTATGATTATGGCGGGCGGCCAAGGAAGCCGTCTGCAACCCCTCACCCGCGACCGCGCCAAACCGGCTGTTCACTTTGGCGGAACCTATCGTATTATTGACTTTGTTCTGAACAACTTTATCAACTCCGGCATCTTCAAAATCAAGGTGCTCACGCAGTTCAAGAGCGATTCCCTGAACAAGCATATTTCGGCAGCCTGGAATCTGAACGCAAGCCTCGACCAGTATGTGGACCTGGTGCCTGCCCAGATGCGCACTGGCGATGACTGGTATAAGGGGACCGCCGACGCCATTTTCCAGAACATCAACCTCATTACCGACGAACGCCCGGACCTCGTGGCTATTTTCGGTGGCGACCATATTTATAAGATGGACATCAACCAGATGATTGATTTCCACCTGAGCCGCGCCGCTCTCTTGACTATCGCCGCCATTCCGGTGCCGGTTTCCGAGGCGCGTGAATTCGGTATTATTGAAGTTGACGCCGATAACCGCATGATCGGTTTCGAAGAAAAACCCAAGAACCCGAAAGAAATGCCCGGCAATCCCGGCTACTGCCTCGCGAGCATGGGCAACTATATCTTTACGAGCAAGTTCCTGGTGCGCGAACTCCTGAAGGGAGCCGAAAATGGGGCTACCGACTTTGGCAAGCACATCATTCCGAGCCTGTACAAGGACTACCCTGTTTACGTGTACGACTTCAATACCAATATAGTGCGTGGCGAACAGGCCAGCACCAAGGGCTACTGGCGCGATGTGGGCACTCTTGACGCCTTCTTCGAAGCGAACATGGACCTCTGCTCCGAGAATCCTCCGTTCGACCTTTATAATAACTATTGGCCGATTCGTACCTTCAACTGGAACCAGCCGCCTGCAAGGTTCTTCGCCGGCGACGGTGATTCGCATCAGGGGGCAGCAATCGATTCCATCGTGTCTTCGGGCTGTATCATTGGTGGCGGTACCGTTGTCAAGAGCATCCTCTCCCCCGGCGTGACCATCCAGAAGGACGCCCTCGTCGAGGAATCGATTCTTTTCCCGAATGTGACCATCGGTCCGGGAGCCAAGGTGCGCCGAGCCATTATCGAAAAGGGCCTGCACATTCCGGCGGGTTTCCAGATTGGCTACGACCTGGAACGCGACAGGAAGCTTTTCCACGTGACCGAATCCGGCATCGTCGTCCTCGCTAAGGATACGATCATTAAAGCGTAG
- the nifJ gene encoding pyruvate:ferredoxin (flavodoxin) oxidoreductase — MAKKMIACDGNEATASVAFAVSEVAAIYPITPSSPMAEHADNWSAAGKKNIWGQVPRVFEMQSEGGAAGTVHGALQAGALTTTFTASQGLLLMIPNMYKIAGELTPTVFHVTARALAMQGLSIFGDHSDVMACRQTGFAMLASSCVQECQDLALVAHASTLESRVPFMHFFDGFRTSHEVMKIEALEDGVIRNVIDEKYVKACRERCLTPDRPTMRGTAQNPDVYFQGRETVNPFYAKVPEIVQKYMDKVASYTGRQYHIVDYVGAPDAERVIISMGSSTCTIGDTVKYLNGKGEKVGLVNIRLYRPFPMEAVVAALPKTVKKIAVLDRCKEPGSAGEPLFQDALTAISEAVMAGKMAMPKMIGGRYGLSSKEFTPAMVKAIYDELAKADPKARFSVGINDDVCHTSLTIDPNFKLESDFFQAMFFGLGSDGTVGANKNSIKIIGNETDNYAQGYFVYDSKKSGSMTTSHLRFGKSIIDAPYLIGENEADFVACHHTPHLESVNMLKYAKDGATFLVNTPHSADTVWDTFPRPVQEEIIKKHLKVYVIDAYAVAAKTGMGRRINTVMQTCFFSKLGNVLDAETAIKYIKKYAEKTYAKKGQEVVQKNWDAIDASLANLFEVKVPATVTSKKEFRAPIHGDAPKFVNEVTAEIIKGNGELLPVSKMPCDGVFPTATTKYEKRDLALNIPSWNPDACVQCGKCAMVCPHAAIRVKVVDEAAVKNAPEGFKFTPAKGFKLEGSDKPVFAISVSSYDCTGCGVCTQACIGKDKTDETKKAINMVPQEPIKVQEGKCWDFFVDLPEFDRTKVNKNLVKQAMLLEPLFEFSGSCAGCGETAYVRLVSQLFGDRMVVANATGCSSIYGGNLPTTPWAKNKEGRGPAWANSLFEDNAEFGLGMRLAITKHAKQALSLLEAVNVPAELKEKLTTQKQDDEAGIKAQRENVAALKAALAGATDDASVSLRDEFADYLVKKSVWIFGGDGWAYDIGYGGLDHVMATGENVNICVLDTEVYSNTGGQASKATNRGAVALFAAAGKRAGKKDLGLIAMSYKNVYVGRIALGANDAQALKVLQEAEAHNGPSLIICYCPCINHGFDLNSQLQHQKMAVDSGYWTLLRYNPALAAEGKAPLILDSKKPTIPVAEYIYTENRYKQLTRNNPEVAKKLADDLQKEVDARYAFYDAMSKDTEGLISL; from the coding sequence ATGGCAAAAAAGATGATTGCGTGTGATGGTAACGAGGCCACCGCTAGCGTAGCATTTGCTGTTAGCGAAGTTGCGGCTATTTACCCGATTACACCGTCTAGTCCTATGGCTGAGCACGCCGACAACTGGAGTGCTGCAGGCAAGAAGAATATTTGGGGACAGGTTCCCCGCGTGTTTGAAATGCAGTCCGAAGGTGGCGCTGCCGGTACCGTTCACGGAGCGCTCCAGGCCGGTGCTTTGACCACGACCTTCACCGCTTCCCAGGGTCTTCTCTTGATGATCCCGAACATGTACAAGATTGCGGGCGAACTGACCCCCACGGTCTTCCATGTGACTGCCCGTGCCCTTGCCATGCAGGGCCTTTCTATTTTCGGTGACCATTCCGACGTGATGGCCTGCCGCCAGACCGGCTTTGCCATGCTCGCCTCCAGCTGCGTGCAGGAATGCCAGGACCTCGCTCTCGTGGCCCACGCTTCTACTCTCGAAAGCCGCGTTCCGTTCATGCACTTCTTCGACGGTTTCCGTACCTCCCACGAAGTGATGAAGATCGAAGCTCTCGAAGACGGCGTTATCCGTAACGTCATCGACGAAAAGTACGTGAAGGCTTGCCGTGAGCGCTGCCTCACTCCGGACCGCCCGACCATGCGCGGTACCGCACAGAACCCGGACGTTTACTTCCAGGGCCGCGAAACGGTGAACCCGTTCTACGCCAAGGTTCCGGAAATTGTTCAGAAGTACATGGACAAGGTCGCAAGCTACACTGGCCGTCAGTACCACATCGTGGACTACGTCGGTGCACCCGACGCCGAACGCGTGATCATTTCCATGGGTTCTTCGACCTGCACCATCGGTGACACCGTCAAGTACCTGAACGGGAAGGGCGAAAAGGTCGGTCTCGTGAACATCCGCCTGTACCGCCCGTTCCCGATGGAAGCCGTCGTTGCAGCCCTCCCGAAGACCGTCAAGAAGATTGCCGTCCTCGACCGCTGCAAGGAACCGGGTTCCGCTGGCGAACCGCTCTTCCAGGACGCCCTGACCGCTATCTCCGAAGCCGTGATGGCTGGCAAGATGGCTATGCCGAAGATGATCGGCGGCCGCTACGGTCTCTCTTCCAAGGAATTCACGCCGGCTATGGTCAAGGCCATCTACGACGAACTCGCCAAGGCCGACCCGAAGGCACGCTTCTCCGTCGGTATCAACGACGACGTCTGCCACACGAGCCTCACCATCGACCCGAACTTCAAGCTGGAAAGCGACTTCTTCCAGGCCATGTTCTTCGGTCTGGGTTCCGACGGTACCGTGGGTGCCAACAAGAACTCCATCAAGATTATCGGTAACGAAACCGACAACTACGCACAGGGCTACTTCGTTTACGACTCCAAGAAGTCCGGCTCCATGACCACCTCTCACCTCCGCTTCGGTAAGAGCATCATCGACGCCCCGTACCTGATTGGCGAAAACGAAGCCGACTTCGTGGCATGCCACCACACTCCGCACCTGGAATCCGTGAACATGCTGAAGTACGCGAAGGATGGCGCAACGTTCCTCGTGAATACCCCGCACTCCGCCGACACCGTGTGGGATACCTTCCCGCGTCCGGTGCAGGAAGAAATCATCAAGAAGCACCTCAAGGTGTACGTGATCGACGCTTACGCCGTTGCCGCGAAGACCGGCATGGGCCGCCGCATCAACACCGTGATGCAGACTTGCTTCTTCAGTAAGCTCGGTAACGTGCTCGATGCCGAAACCGCCATCAAGTACATCAAGAAGTACGCCGAAAAGACCTACGCCAAGAAGGGTCAGGAAGTGGTCCAGAAGAACTGGGACGCTATCGACGCCTCTCTTGCTAACCTGTTCGAAGTCAAGGTTCCTGCTACTGTCACCAGCAAGAAGGAATTCCGCGCTCCGATCCACGGCGACGCTCCGAAGTTCGTGAACGAAGTCACCGCAGAAATCATCAAGGGCAACGGCGAGCTCCTCCCCGTCTCCAAGATGCCTTGCGACGGCGTGTTCCCGACCGCTACCACCAAGTACGAAAAGCGCGACCTCGCCCTCAACATCCCGAGTTGGAATCCGGACGCTTGCGTGCAGTGCGGCAAGTGCGCCATGGTCTGCCCGCATGCAGCCATCCGCGTGAAGGTTGTGGACGAAGCTGCCGTGAAGAACGCTCCGGAAGGCTTCAAGTTCACTCCGGCCAAGGGCTTCAAGCTCGAAGGTTCCGACAAGCCGGTGTTCGCGATTTCCGTGTCCAGCTACGACTGTACGGGTTGCGGCGTCTGTACGCAGGCCTGTATCGGTAAGGACAAGACCGACGAAACCAAGAAGGCCATCAACATGGTGCCGCAGGAACCCATCAAGGTTCAGGAAGGCAAGTGCTGGGACTTCTTCGTCGACCTCCCGGAATTCGACCGCACCAAGGTCAACAAGAACCTCGTCAAGCAGGCCATGCTCCTCGAACCTCTGTTCGAATTCTCCGGCTCCTGCGCAGGCTGCGGCGAAACCGCTTACGTGCGTCTCGTTTCTCAGCTCTTCGGTGACCGCATGGTTGTCGCCAACGCTACGGGTTGCTCCTCCATTTACGGCGGTAACCTCCCGACCACTCCGTGGGCCAAGAACAAGGAAGGCCGCGGTCCCGCTTGGGCGAACTCCCTCTTCGAAGACAACGCTGAATTCGGTCTCGGTATGCGCCTCGCTATCACGAAGCATGCCAAGCAGGCTCTCTCCCTCCTCGAAGCCGTGAACGTTCCTGCCGAACTCAAGGAAAAGCTCACGACACAGAAGCAGGACGATGAAGCCGGCATCAAGGCCCAGCGTGAAAACGTTGCCGCCCTGAAGGCAGCTCTCGCCGGTGCTACCGACGATGCATCTGTCAGCCTCCGCGACGAATTCGCCGACTACCTCGTGAAGAAGTCCGTGTGGATCTTCGGTGGTGACGGTTGGGCATACGACATCGGTTACGGTGGTCTCGACCACGTGATGGCAACCGGTGAAAACGTGAACATCTGCGTTCTCGATACCGAAGTGTATTCCAACACCGGTGGACAGGCTTCCAAGGCCACGAACCGTGGCGCAGTCGCCCTCTTCGCTGCCGCTGGTAAGCGCGCCGGCAAGAAGGACCTCGGCCTCATCGCCATGAGCTACAAGAACGTTTACGTGGGCCGTATCGCCCTCGGTGCAAACGACGCTCAGGCCCTGAAGGTTCTCCAGGAAGCGGAAGCACACAATGGTCCGTCTCTGATCATCTGCTACTGCCCCTGCATCAACCACGGTTTCGATCTCAACAGCCAGCTTCAGCACCAGAAGATGGCCGTGGATTCCGGTTACTGGACACTGCTCCGTTACAACCCGGCTCTCGCCGCCGAAGGAAAGGCTCCGCTTATCCTCGACTCCAAGAAGCCGACGATCCCGGTTGCAGAATACATCTACACCGAAAACCGCTACAAGCAGCTCACCCGTAACAATCCGGAAGTGGCCAAGAAGCTCGCCGACGACCTCCAGAAGGAAGTGGACGCCCGCTACGCATTCTATGACGCCATGTCCAAGGATACCGAAGGGTTGATCAGCCTGTAA